One genomic segment of Ricinus communis isolate WT05 ecotype wild-type chromosome 5, ASM1957865v1, whole genome shotgun sequence includes these proteins:
- the LOC8288847 gene encoding transcription factor MYC1, translating to MEEIMSNFPSSASMISFCQESLPPLQQRLQYILQSRPEWWVYAIFWQASKEPNGRLVLSWGDGDFRDSKGLAVKPSNNKQNQLKYGFNLERKKVTRDFQSLFGDEMDLERLADADVTNYGWFYTVSVTQSFNVGEGILGQTFGSGTFTWLTGDHELQLYECGRVKEARMHGIQTLVCIATSTGVVELGSSNMINEDWSLVQLCKSLFVQDVTCLIPKQPRPEAQLQIPDRSASVLDIGMFSGCQKQASPETHNEGDIKKDATNDLGRSSSDSGPFDSDGNFAVESTDRIKKRGRKPVKGKELPLNHVEAERQRRERLNNRFYALRSVVPNVSKMDKASLLADAVTYIQELKAKVDELKTQVQLVSKKSKISGNNVFDNNSTSSMIDRHLMTSSIYRAKEMEVDVRIVGSEAMIRVRSPDIDYPAARLMNAIRELEFQVHHASISSIKDVVLQDIVVSIRDGLTSEEVVRTAIIQSLMQN from the coding sequence ATGGAAGAAATTATGTCAAATTTTCCTTCTTCAGCTTCAATGATATCCTTTTGTCAAGAATCCTTACCTCCACTCCAGCAACGCCTCCAGTATATCCTCCAAAGCAGGCCTGAATGGTGGGTTTACGCCATCTTCTGGCAGGCTTCCAAGGAACCTAATGGCCGCCTTGTTTTATCATGGGGTGATGGTGATTTCCGTGACTCTAAAGGTCTTGCAGTAAAACCTAGCAATAACAAGCAGAACCAACTCAAATATGGATTCAAtcttgaaagaaagaaggtCACTAGAGATTTCCAATCTCTTTTTGGTGATGAAATGGATCTGGAAAGATTAGCAGATGCTGATGTTACAAATTATGGGTGGTTCTATACAGTATCAGTCACTCAATCGTTTAATGTTGGAGAGGGGATTTTAGGCCAAACATTTGGTTCCGGTACTTTCACTTGGTTGACTGGTGACCATGAACTTCAGTTGTATGAATGTGGAAGAGTTAAGGAGGCTCGGATGCACGGGATACAGACTTTAGTCTGTATTGCTACTTCTACCGGAGTTGTTGAATTGGGATCCTCGAATATGATCAATGAAGACTGGAGCCTAGTGCAACTGTGCAAATCCCTCTTTGTTCAAGATGTTACCTGCTTGATCCCCAAGCAGCCCAGGCCCGAGGCTCAGCTTCAAATCCCCGACAGAAGTGCTTCTGTTCTTGATATTGGTATGTTTTCAGGTTGCCAAAAGCAGGCCTCTCCGGAGACGCATAATGAAGGGGATATAAAGAAAGATGCCACCAATGACCTAGGCCGCTCATCTTCTGACTCTGGACCTTTTGATTCTGATGGCAATTTTGCTGTTGAAAGCACTGATCGGATcaagaaaagaggaagaaagCCAGTTAAGGGCAAAGAATTGCCTCTAAACCACGTGGAAGCCGAGAGGCAGCGAAGAGAGAGGCTTAATAATCGATTCTATGCACTCCGGTCTGTGGTTCCTAATGTGTCAAAGATGGATAAAGCATCTTTGCTTGCAGATGCAGTGACCTATATCCAGGAGCTTAAGGCCAAAGTTGATGAATTAAAGACACAAGTACAACTAGTATCAAAGAAATCCAAGATTAGTGGTAACAATGTGTTTGACAATAATTCAACCAGTTCCATGATTGATCGTCATTTGATGACTTCCTCCATTTATAGAGCTAAAGAGATGGAAGTGGATGTGAGGATTGTAGGATCGGAAGCCATGATCCGAGTTCGGTCCCCCGACATTGATTACCCAGCTGCAAGATTGATGAATGCAATTCGAGAACTTGAATTTCAAGTTCATCACGCAAGCATATCAAGCATCAAGGACGTGGTGCTTCAAGATATTGTGGTTAGTATTCGTGATGGATTGACTAGTGAAGAGGTCGTAAGAACTGCTATTATTCAAAGTCTAATGCAAAACTAA